Proteins from one Scyliorhinus canicula chromosome 6, sScyCan1.1, whole genome shotgun sequence genomic window:
- the mrpl52 gene encoding 39S ribosomal protein L52, mitochondrial produces MGPLRPLSVPVMYVLRFLSSGAVYRAGSKWRLGVGLSKSGSDYGPLTDLPDWSFADGTPAPPLKGQVRRRMESEKMARRIVMLTTELEQGKERWAEQQAHLQRQEEERQLNLPIPKGYKGGCLRSKS; encoded by the coding sequence ATGGGTCCGCTCCGGCCCCTCTCTGTCCCGGTGATGTATGTGTTGAGGTTCCTGTCCTCGGGAGCCGTATACCGCGCCGGGAGTAAATGGCGCCTCGGAGTTGGTCTGTCGAAGAGTGGAAGTGATTACGGACCCTTAACAGACCTGCCGGACTGGTCTTTCGCAGATGGCACACCGGCTCCTCCATTGAAGGGACAGGTTCGAAGGCGCATGGAGTCGGAGAAAATGGCGAGGCGGATTGTGATGCTGACCACTGAGCTGGAACAGGGGAAGGAGAGGTGGGCGGAACAACAGGCCCATCTCCAACGCCAAGAAGAGGAACGACAGCTCAACCTGCCCATTCCCAAAGGATACAAAGGAGGGTGCCTCCGATCAAAGAGCTAG